The Sulfolobus sp. A20 genomic interval TGTTTGCAAAGGGTTCCGCTATTTCCGCTATTTCCGCCATTTTTTGCATTTGAGTGAGATAATCGGCGGATTTGGCGGATTTAGCGGAACCCTTTGCAAACGATGTTTGAATTTTTCCCGCGTCTGTGATGCTATTTTCAGCTTTTTCTTTCGCGTCTGTTGTACTTTTTTGAATTTTGTTATCGTCCGTACCGAGTTTTCCTGCCGTATTGTAACTCGACTGAGCGTTTTCTTTAACGACTACCCACTTCCCGTTACGCCTTACTACTTTCACCGCTCTCAAACCCCACTTGTACAAAATCGCTATCGCTAAAGCCCCATAACACGACCACGCCTTTCTTAACCCACTCCGCGTTTTCCTTTAGGTTGAGGTACACGTTATAACCGCGTAACTCCTCAGCCTTATACGACTTCTTCTCTTTAGCGTCGTAAAAGCGACCATAAAGCGGTAATATCTTCACGCCATAGGAGTACTTACCCTTTTTAGGCTCAGCGAGTACGACGAAGATAGAGCGTTTTGTGGCGTAGACGTATTTCGCGTTACCCTTATTAACCCCGTCGCGTTTAGAGTTATTTGATATAACGACCTTCGTCTTGTCTCACCCCCTTTTTTCACTCTATCTCTTCTAGCAAAACATCAACCCTTTCTACGCCCTTCAGTCTGTCACTATACTTTGCCGGTACCGTTATCGCTAGCTTACCACTAACATAGATTACTTCAACGCCGTGTACCCTTAACTCGCCGTCTGGGAGTAGTAGGGTCGCGTCTAGCGTCTTGCCTATTAGTTGCTTAGCTATACGCCACGGTATCGAGACGCCGTAGTACTCCTTCCCTTTGTGCTTACCATATAAAAAAACCTTAGAATTAACTTTTATGACTTGTTTTTGTTCACTTATTGTGGGCATTACAAGTTTTAAAAAAAGTTCCGGAACATTTAATAAGCATTAAGTCATAAAAAAACACGTTTCCATATACGGAACATTTATAAACATTAGGGACATAAAACACGTTTCCGTATACGGGGTATCTCTCTGTATGCTAAGTGAAATTTACCGGGGTTCACGCAGTATTCACGCCGTAAAAGTTTCACATACGGGGGGTATACTGAAAAACTATAGCTTTCATGTAAATCCATGACCTAAAAATTCCGTATACGGGGGTTGTCTATAACAGAGTGTAAATGGGTATCAAGTGTTTTAGTGGGCTTTACGTTTTCTGAAAGCGTAAAATGTCTTGATACGGGGGTTATACTGAAAAACTATAGCTTTCACGTGAATTCACGACATAAAAATTCAGCATACGGGGGTTATCTATCGCATACTGAAGAGCTATAGCTCTCAAGTAACGCCGTAAAATTATGTCATACGGGGTCTGTTTTTCTAAGCCACTCCGCGTATTTCTTGTACTGCTCTTTCGTGATACCAAATAGCGAAACGTAGTGTTGGGTCAGTACGCGTGTAGGTTTTCGACCTTGTATGAAGTCTATGACGTCGAAGGGTATGCCTAAGCTAGCCATCTGCGTTGAAACAAACTTACGGAAGTATTTAATGGCGACGGCGTCTTTATGACGTCTCTCAAAGTCGTGAATGGCGTAACGTGTGATATCTACCTTTCTTAGCGGAGTGGCATGGAACAAGTAGTAACTACCCTTATACCCTCTAGTCCACGCGAGTGGGTAGTAACATATGTCGCCCTCACAGACGTCACGTTCTGGCTCTGATAACGCCTTCAGTATCTCGCTTAACCTAGCCCCACTCTCTAACGCCAGACGGTAGACGAGATACACGTTTTCGCTATACTCTTTAGCCAACATTAGCGTTTTTCGCACTTCTTCTAACGTAGGCACATATAGGTCGGGGTTTGAACGCTTTACCTTAATAACGCTCAATATTTTATCGCGGAAGTCCTCAGTGATTATCCCCTCTTCGGCGAGGAACTTGGCGAAAAGCCTTATAGCCTTCCTGTCGTTATTTGTGTCGCCGTAAGACAGAACGCCAGATATATAGCTCTTCGCAGTCGCCTCTGAGATTTTTCGTTTAGTTAGCAACCATTCATAGAACGCCTTAACGTTACCGGAAGTGGCGAATTGGCGTAAATTGGTAACTAACGCTATTTTACGCCTCTCAAAGTCGATTTTTCGTCCTGCGGAGCCAGAGGTCCCGGGTTCAAGTCCCGGCGGGTCCGCGAATTTACGATTAATTGAAAATTAGTCTTTACTATGCTCTTAATTTAACACTCATGTAAAACCTTTATATTGAGGTAGAACTACATTTAGAGGTTAGTAAATATATTGTAAGTGATGGAAAAACTATTCCCTAATGGTACCTTGAAAGGACAGGAGTCATATAATTATTTATGATTATCCTCTTTTTGCCTCTTAACTAATTAGCGTTGATACGACACTTAGCACTTACTGCTCCTAGTATATATATTGCAAATAGTTATTTAGTTTAGACTAATTATAGACGTAAATGCTATTTGCATGATGAAGACTAACATTATTCACGTGCAAAGGAAGATGGAGAAATCACATTTCTTTTTTTCTTGATAGGAAGAAAATAACCCATACGACTAGATTAATTATACTAAATAAACTAAGGGAATAAGCTCCAAGTATGGGATAAAAAAGGGCAGTAAACCCATCAGCTATTAAGGTGGAAACATCAGTGATCGTAGCCAAAACACCGCTTTCTACTACTGGATAATCAGACCTAGACATCATATTACCTATCATAATAGGCCATACTATTGAATTACCTACTTGAGAAAATATACCATAAGCTACCAACACGTAAAGTTGGGGAGTTAAGGGGAATAGAAACTCACTAATCGTTGCAATAGTTACACCTAACACTAAATTAAACGATATTTTACTTTTAGGAAAATACAAAGGAATTATGGAGCCAGCCACGTTAGCGAGTATAAATGATACACTAAACCAACCCGCGGAACTAACTTTACTAAAGATTAATGGTTCAATTAAACCCCCAACAGTGGCTAAAGACATACTAAGCATGAATGAAAGTAGAAAGAATGGAGAAAAGGCACTAAAGACCTTTCTTACCTCTAGAATGCTGGGCTTTGATACTTTTCCTTTCTTTGTATCTAGAGCAAATATCAAAGGAATACAGATTAACCAAACTATTAATGAGGCCAGAAAGAGATCGTTTATACCTTTCAAGAGAAATAAAAGGATTAATATGGTTATTAAACTTCCCACTACGTATCCAAGGAACTTAGAAGAGATGAAAAAATTAGCCCTTTGATACCTTGAAGATAAGTTTGGTTCGGAATAAGAAAAGAAGATTGCATTTAAGAAGAGGAGTAGAGAGGTTACGAGCCCATTTATTGCTCCAACTAATGCAACGACTACTATATTGAGGGGAAGTAACTTAAAAAAGAGAATCCACGAGAGGATTGCTTGATAAGCAAAGGCTATAAAGAGTGATGATTTAGGTCTGTTTTTTAATACTTCAGCAATAAAAGGTGAAACTGCAGCTCTAAGACTTACGCTCGCAGTGGAAAATATAAATGAGTATTCTGCACTCCTTAAATAATATTCGAAATATACGGGCAAGTAAAAGTACTGAGAAGATGCTACATTTATGGAAATAAGTAAAATGTAAGATATTATATCATTACGCCTCATAAAATTTTATCTACATGAAGTCATAAAACTTTTTCTTTGCAATAAGTTGAGTAGTTAAGAATAATTTTCATACTTAAATCTTAGCAATTGATAACTCTATAAGAATAATTACAGAATACAAGTTTTTATAATAAATCAAGGTGGTTAGTCTAAAAGCTCTTTCGTGAATTATAATGAGACTAACTTTTATTGGTTAACTATAAAAAGTAAAGTAGATGAATTCAAATACATTTCGAGAGCAGGAAGAGAAGAAAATTTGCCCAATAGTGGAAACAATAAAGATAATCGGTACAGAACCTAGGTTACTCGTACTAAGATATCTTTTTGATGGACCTAAAGGGTTTAATGAATTATTAAGAGAAACGAAACTAAGTTCAAAAACTTTATCCTCAACTTTAAAGTTTCTTGAAAATACAGGTATAATTGAAAGAAAAATAGCGAGCACTAGACCGTTTAGAGTCGAGTATGTGTTAACCGATAAGGGAAAAGAATTAGAAAATCTTTTTAAAATAATGAAAGACTGGGGAGAGAAGTGGGTTTTAAGATCTGCTGAGTTTCAAAAAAAATGAATAGTATAACTTTTTGCTTACTTCCGATTTAGAGATTTGGACCTGGCAATATAGCTATTGATCCCGGGCCTAAAAGTAATAATAAGATTGAGCCAGCTAGAAATAAAATATCGAGGTCGTACCCAGGATTTGTAATCGATGGGAGTGGTTTCTTCATTTTGGTAATACTAGTGATAACCGTACCCAAGAAGAAAAGGGTTAGTATTGAATCTACCAGTACGTAAAACGTTCCCAGTATTACAAGTATTCCTCCTACGAGCTCTATGAGCATAGAAAGATCCACAAAAATTGTAGGTATTCCTATTTGCTTCATAAATCCCTTTAATTGGATGCTCGTGTTTTTGTTTATTTTGGGAAACGAATGAGGTATTAGTGATATTCCGAAGAGTATTCTAAATATTAATAAACCTATTGCTTCCAATGTTCCATTCATTACTTTATCACTTACTCTAAGTTTACTTAGTAAAGCATATAAATTAGTAAGAGAATTGAAAGCAAGTAAATTACCCTCTAGAAACCAAATTTACTAGGTTTCATGAAACATAAAAATTCGGAACCTTGAACTTCGAAAAGTAGCTCATACGCAATAGTTAAGTAAAATATCCTTTATCTATATATTTGGTATATGATGAAAGAGACTGTTAATTATCATGAGGAAGTTATTGAAGCTGAATATTCTAGTGAGGGATATGTTATCGTTAATTACGCTCGTTCATATAACTTAAATAGAATACTAGTAAATGGAAAATGGGTAATTGTAACTGACTTAGGGAAAACAATAAATGAAGTTACTCCTGGCAAAGAATTCGAGCCATGCGAAAGTTATGTTCATACCTCAGTTAAGATGTGGATAGAAAGTGAAAAACTATTAGAAATTTTGAAAGGAATAGTTGACTCTTCTGATATTGATATAAAGTTAGTAAGCAAGAAGGTTAGTAGAAGAATAAATATGCATGATATAAAGGAATGCAAGGAAGAGAAGGTGGTAAATTACGTCAGATATAATGATATGAGCTTTGCATATACTGGTGATCCTCATGATATACCGTCAATAATAGAATATTTAAAGACCAGTATAGTGAACATACCTTCAAAAAGATTGTTAACTGAAAGTGGTAGAGTGACCTTCATATTAGATCCTGAGGTAGCTGGTCACGTTTTTCACCATCTTGTACTTAATTACATGAGGGGAAATGCGCCAGCATTTAAAATTAATGAAAAGATATTTGGAGAAATCACAATTTATGATAATCCTTTAAATCCTTTTTCACATTCATTTTCATATTTCGATGATGAGGGAGTAAGAACACGGAAGAAGGAACTTATAGGAGATGGGATTATTATTAATTATTTAGGTACCTTAACCTCAAAATTTGGCAATGCTGGGAATGCTAGGGGATTATTACCTAAACCCG includes:
- a CDS encoding integrase, which gives rise to MLTKRKISEATAKSYISGVLSYGDTNNDRKAIRLFAKFLAEEGIITEDFRDKILSVIKVKRSNPDLYVPTLEEVRKTLMLAKEYSENVYLVYRLALESGARLSEILKALSEPERDVCEGDICYYPLAWTRGYKGSYYLFHATPLRKVDITRYAIHDFERRHKDAVAIKYFRKFVSTQMASLGIPFDVIDFIQGRKPTRVLTQHYVSLFGITKEQYKKYAEWLRKTDPV
- a CDS encoding helix-turn-helix domain-containing protein; translation: MNSNTFREQEEKKICPIVETIKIIGTEPRLLVLRYLFDGPKGFNELLRETKLSSKTLSSTLKFLENTGIIERKIASTRPFRVEYVLTDKGKELENLFKIMKDWGEKWVLRSAEFQKK
- a CDS encoding DoxX family protein is translated as MNGTLEAIGLLIFRILFGISLIPHSFPKINKNTSIQLKGFMKQIGIPTIFVDLSMLIELVGGILVILGTFYVLVDSILTLFFLGTVITSITKMKKPLPSITNPGYDLDILFLAGSILLLLLGPGSIAILPGPNL
- a CDS encoding metallopeptidase TldD-related protein yields the protein MMKETVNYHEEVIEAEYSSEGYVIVNYARSYNLNRILVNGKWVIVTDLGKTINEVTPGKEFEPCESYVHTSVKMWIESEKLLEILKGIVDSSDIDIKLVSKKVSRRINMHDIKECKEEKVVNYVRYNDMSFAYTGDPHDIPSIIEYLKTSIVNIPSKRLLTESGRVTFILDPEVAGHVFHHLVLNYMRGNAPAFKINEKIFGEITIYDNPLNPFSHSFSYFDDEGVRTRKKELIGDGIIINYLGTLTSKFGNAGNARGLLPKPDYFTLEFKTGDWKLDEMIQESKGSYLAIGVKRSEMVQNSVRIYPRSVIKVGEGRVFIREVAIPLQDLLSIDAITRETKGVFIDEEHGGVMPYIRMKARAILY